The following proteins come from a genomic window of Miscanthus floridulus cultivar M001 chromosome 2, ASM1932011v1, whole genome shotgun sequence:
- the LOC136535643 gene encoding sucrose transport protein SUT1-like: protein MARGDGELELSVGVRGAGGGAGAAAADHVAPTSLGRLILAGMVAGGVQYGWALQLSLLTPYVQTLGLSHALTSFMWLCGPIAGLVVQPLVGLYSDRCTARWGRRRPFILTGCMLICLAVIVVGFSSDIGAALGDTKEHCSLYHGPRWHAAIVYVMGFWLLDFSNNTVQGPARAMMADLCGHHGPSAANSIFCSWMALGNILGYSSGSTNNWHKWFPFLKTNACCEACANLKGAFLVAVVFLVICLAVTLIFAKEVPYRGNENLPTKANGEVEAEPTGPLALLKGFKNLPPGMPSVLLVTGLTWLSWFPFILYDTDWMGREIYHGDPKGTNAQISAFNEGVRVGAFGLLLNSIILGFSSFLIEPMCRKVGPRVVWVTSNFMVCVAMAATALISFWSLKDYHGYVQDAITASTSIKAVCLVLFAFLGVPLAILYSVPFAVTAQLAASKGGGQGLCTGVLNISIVIPQVIIALGAGPWDALFGKGNIPAFGVASGFALIGGVVGVFLLPKISKRQFRAVSAGGH from the exons ATGGCTCGCGGCGACGGTGAGCTGGAGCTGTCGGTGGGGGTCCGCGGCGCCGGCGGTGGCGCCGGTGCGGCTGCGGCGGACCACGTTGCGCCGACCAGCCTCGGCAGGCTCATCCTCGCCGGCATGGTCGCCGGCGGCGTGCAGTACGGCTGGGCGCTGCAGCTCTCCCTCCTGACGCCCTACGTGCAG ACTCTGGGGCTTTCACATGCCCTCACTTCATTCATGTGGCTATGCGGTCCTATTGCTGGCTTAGTG GTTCAACCGTTGGTTGGCCTGTACAGTGATAGGTGTACAGCAAGATGGGGAAGACGGAGGCCATTTATCCTGACAGGATGTATGCTCATCTGCCTTGCT GTCATTGTTGTTGGCTTTTCGTCAGACATCGGAGCTGCTCTAGGGGACACAAAGGAACATTGCAG TCTCTATCATGGTCCTCGCTGGCACGCTGCAATTGTATATGTTATGGGGTTTTGGCTCCTTGACTTTTCCAACAATACTGTGCAA GGTCCAGCGCGTGCTATGATGGCTGATTTGTGTG GTCATCACGGGCCTAGTGCAGCTAACTCAATCTTCTGTTCTTGGATGGCGCTGGGAAACATCCTAGGCTATTCCTCTGGTTCCACAAACAATTGGCACAA GTGGTTTCCTTTCCTCAAAACAAATGCCTGTTGTGAGGCCTGTGCAAACCTGAAAGGTGCATTTCTGGTGGCTGTG GTGTTCCTAGTCATATGCTTGGCTGTAACCCTGATCTTCGCCAAGGAAGTACCATACAGAGGAAACGAGAACCTCCCAACAAAAGCAAACGGCGAGGTTGAAGCTGAGCCTACCGGGCCACTTGCACTGTTGAAGGGCTTCAAGAATTTGCCCCCCGGGATGCCGTCCGTGCTTCTCGTAACTGGTCTCACCTGG CTCTCGTGGTTCCCGTTCATCCTCTACGACACCGACTGGATGGGCCGTGAAATCTACCACGGCGACCCAAAGGGCACCAATGCTCAGATCTCGGCATTCAACGAAGGTGTCAGAGTAGGCGCATTCGGGCTGCTACTCAACTCG ATTATTCTAGGATTCAGCTCGTTCCTGATAGAGCCCATGTGCCGGAAGGTCGGGCCGAGGGTGGTGTGGGTGACGAGCAACTTCATGGTGTGCGTCGCCATGGCAGCCACCGCGCTGATCAGCTTCTGGTCGCTCAAGGACTACCACGGATACGTGCAGGACGCCATCACCGCGAGCACGAGCATCAAGGCcgtgtgcctcgtcctcttcgcctTCCTGGGTGTCCCTCTCGCC ATCCTGTACAGCGTCCCGTTCGCGGTGACGGCGCAGCTAGCGGCCTCCAAGGGCGGCGGGCAGGGGCTGTGCACCGGCGTCCTCAACATCTCCATCGTTATCCCCCAGGTGATCATCGCGCTGGGCGCCGGCCCGTGGGACGCGCTGTTCGGGAAGGGCAACATCCCGGCGTTCGGCGTGGCCTCGGGGTTCGCCCTCATCGGCGGCGTCGTGGGCGTGTTCCTGCTGCCCAAGATCTCCAAGCGCCAGTTCAGAGCCGTCAGCGCGGGCGGCCACTGA
- the LOC136535644 gene encoding uncharacterized protein At3g28850-like, giving the protein MGCTTSRQARHDLRYCPSPLGALPRSQSFPARCPSDVGVHVVRLTSSTLGSLELDKAMPRAPEPAAARAPTRLAPRTPTMTPPNEPEDIDAWALMAGLEDHSPLLAAPFGRHSFSFPVATVPQELTASAKVTPLPMPRPDAALTNGGEEGKAPAPAKPRRAVLYFTSLRGVRATYEDCCLARAILKGYGVRLDERDVSMHRGFRDEFRGLLGLGGGAIAKCWAPAAPAVLPSLFVDGELVGNAEELKRLHEAGELAARLAGCESAAAAGAHGEAGACEACGDVRFVLCEVCSGSCKVYVDDEDEPEEEGDECGAGAGAGFRRCTECNENGIVRCPVCGC; this is encoded by the coding sequence ATGGGGTGCACCACCTCAAGGCAGGCCCGTCACGACCTCCGATACTGCCCGTCGCCGCTGGGGGCGCTGCCGCGCAGCCAGTCGTTCCCGGCTCGTTGCCCCAGCGACGTCGGAGTCCACGTGGTGCGGCTCACGTCGTCCACGCTCGGCTCCCTGGAGCTGGACAAGGCCATGCCGCGGGCTCCGGAGcccgcggcggcgcgcgcgcccaCGAGGCTGGCGCCGCGCACGCCCACCATGACGCCGCCCAACGAGCCGGAGGACATCGACGCGTGGGCGCTCatggccggcctcgaggaccACTCGCCGCTGCTGGCCGCGCCGTTCGGGCGCCACTCCTTCTCGTTCCCGGTCGCCACGGTGCCGCAGGAGCTCACGGCGTCCGCCAAGGTGACGCCGCTGCCGATGCCTCGCCCCGACGCCGCCCTGACGAACGGCGGCGAGGAGGGgaaggcgccggcgccggcaaaGCCGCGGAGGGCGGTGCTCTACTTTACGTCGCTGCGCGGCGTGCGCGCCACGTACGAGGACTGCTGCCTCGCGCGCGCCATCCTCAAGGGCTACGGCGTGCGCCTCGACGAGCGCGACGTGTCCATGCACCGCGGATTCCGGGACGAGTTCCGCGGcctcctcggcctcggcggtggcGCGATCGCCAAGTGCTGggcgcccgccgcgcccgccgtcCTCCCCAGCCTGTTCGTGGACGGGGAGCTCGTGGGCAACGCCGAGGAGCTGAAGCGGCTGCACGAGGCCGGGGAGCTCGCGGCGAGGCTCGCCGGGTGCGAGAGCGCCGCGGCGGCCGGCGCCCACGGCGAGGCCGGCGCGTGCGAGGCCTGCGGGGACGTGCGGTTCGTGCTCTGCGAGGTCTGCTCGGGCAGCTGCAAGGTGTACGTGGACGACGAAGACGAGCCGGAGGAGGAAGGCGACGaatgcggcgccggcgccggggccGGGTTCCGGCGGTGCACTGAGTGCAACGAAAACGGCATCGTGAGGTGCCCCGTGTGCGGCTGCTGA